A stretch of DNA from Streptococcus sp. NPS 308:
AAGGATGGTCAAAACAGTTATCAGCGGTGTCAACTGTGGAATCGTTACATTGCGAATCCGTTGCCACTTGCTAGCCCCGTCCACTGTTGCTGCTTCGTAGTAGGTAGGGTCAATTCCCATGATAGTCGCATAGTACATGACACTGCTATATCCGAATCCTTTCCAGATACCTAAGAAAAGGAGAAGATATGGCCAAATACCTAAGTCAGCGTAGAAGTTAATTTCCTTCAATCCGATGGAAGAAAGGAAGTGGTTGATCACACCCTTGTCAATGTTGAGGAATGCATCTGTAAAGAAACTGATGATAACCCATGACAAGAAGTACGGGAACAACATAGACGTTTGAAAAATTTTAACCATTCTCTTAGAACGAAGCTCACTGAGGATGATGGCAATTCCAACCGACACAATCAAACCAATAAAGATGAATCCAAGGTTGTAAAGGACGGTATTTCGAGTAATGATAAAGGCATCTTTAGAACTAAACAAGAACTTAAAGTTATCGAGGCCGACCCACTTACTATTCATAATACTGTGGATAAATCCTTCACCACTCATATGGTAATCTTTAAAGGCGACCACATTTCCAAATACTGGGATATAGAAGAATAGAATCAACCAAAGTGCCCCTGGTAAAACCATCAAGAGAAAAATCCAGTTATCTCTCAAGGTCTTTGAAAACTTTTTCATAATTTCCTCCCATTTTATTCCTAAAAACTGATTTCATCGAATTTTTAGGTTTGATAACGATTACATAATTAGTATACTCTTATTTTAAGAATAGTTTAAACTACTAATTATAGAAAAAACTCCACAAATTATTTTATGTGGAGAAGTTTTTTATAAGAAATAGGTTTCACGAGAAACACTCTGAACAAGGGACACTGTTCTTGTTTTTATACTCAATGAAAATCAAAGAGCAAACTAGGAAGCTAGCCACAGGCTGCTCAAAGCACTGCTTTGAGGTTGCAGATAAAACTGACGAAGTCAGTAACATCTATACGGCAAGGCGAAGCTGACGTGGTTTGAAGAGATTTTCGAAGAGTATTAAGTCGTATAAATCGTCGATGCGGTCGCAATGGTGTGCCACTGGTTGGCTGTTGTGGCTGCAAAGTCCTTGTCTCCATAAAAATCATTAAATGGAAGGATTTCAACTTCTAATTCTTCGATACGGTCAATCTGACCTGCCAGATAAGCCTCGATGCGACTCTCTGCTCGCTTGATTCTTTGTAAGAGTCCGCCCATACGGATATCAACCGTATCCAAACCAAAGACCTTGTTTTCTTTCAGCCATTGTTGACTAAAGAGTTTGTGGAAGGTTTCAATCTCACTTCTGAGTTTTGGTAATTCTTCTCTGGCGATTTGCTGCAAGCTGACTTTGTCACCGACTTTATAAGTTTCACGAATGCGTCGTCCTACATCAACCTTGCTACTTAAAATAGCATTCAACTGAGCCTGAGTTTCAAAGAGATAGGCGTAGATGCCTGCTTTGTCTTTGATAGCATCAAGGGTCTCAGCGGCCTGAGCGAAGTGCGGTTTGTCCTGTTCAGGTGTCGTGTGTCGATCAAGAATCGGACAGAGAACATCCTGATAAAGGACATAGCGGTTAGGATTGATCCCACTGAGATTGCCTGGTAGATCTGGCAAGAGGTTGGCTAGGTCAATCTGCATGAAATCCTCAACTGATAGACCCGTATTGGTCTTGAAGTGTGCAGACAAACGGTCTAGGTCATTGCGGTAGCTGAGTTCTGCCCAGATTTGCAAGCTTGGGAGAATAGAAAACTGGGCTGTTTCCCCACCATTGTCCCCCCAACCTGTCACGATAACTTCTTTGATCTGATTAGCACGACAGGCTTTATTGGCCTCGATAGCCACTAGACGGCTGAAATGGTTGTGTGGGG
This window harbors:
- a CDS encoding ABC transporter permease, encoding MKKFSKTLRDNWIFLLMVLPGALWLILFFYIPVFGNVVAFKDYHMSGEGFIHSIMNSKWVGLDNFKFLFSSKDAFIITRNTVLYNLGFIFIGLIVSVGIAIILSELRSKRMVKIFQTSMLFPYFLSWVIISFFTDAFLNIDKGVINHFLSSIGLKEINFYADLGIWPYLLLFLGIWKGFGYSSVMYYATIMGIDPTYYEAATVDGASKWQRIRNVTIPQLTPLITVLTILAVGNIFRADFGLFYQIPHNAGQLYNVTNVLDVYVYNGLTQTADIGMASAAGLYQSVVGLILVILSNILARRVDPNSALF